One Thauera sp. K11 DNA window includes the following coding sequences:
- a CDS encoding electron transfer flavoprotein subunit alpha/FixB family protein has translation MAVLVIAEHDNQSIKTATLNAVTAAQAVGADIHVLVAGSGCSTAAQAAAAISAVAKVLVCDAAQYEAQTAENVAELVRALAADYSHVFAAATSAGKNMLPRVAALLDVAQISDIVAVESADTFVRPIYAGNALATVKSTDRVKVVTVRTAAFDAAPLGGSAPIEVVPAAKDLGLTRVVGRELTKSERPELGAAKIIVSGGRGLGNGENYRTLLEPLADKLGAALGASRAAVDAGFVPNDFQVGQTGKIVAPQVYIAIGISGAIQHLAGMKDSRLIVAINKDPEAPIFQVADYGLVADLFAAVPELTASL, from the coding sequence ATGGCCGTCCTCGTCATTGCGGAACACGACAACCAGTCGATCAAGACCGCGACTCTCAACGCCGTGACCGCCGCGCAGGCGGTCGGAGCGGACATCCACGTCCTGGTCGCGGGCAGCGGCTGCTCCACCGCCGCCCAAGCCGCCGCCGCCATCAGCGCCGTCGCGAAGGTGTTGGTATGCGACGCGGCCCAGTACGAAGCACAGACCGCCGAGAACGTTGCCGAGCTCGTGCGTGCGCTCGCCGCCGACTACAGTCACGTCTTCGCCGCGGCAACCAGCGCCGGGAAGAACATGCTGCCGCGCGTCGCCGCACTGCTCGACGTCGCGCAGATCTCCGACATTGTCGCGGTCGAATCGGCCGACACCTTCGTGCGACCGATCTACGCCGGCAATGCGCTAGCGACCGTCAAGAGCACCGACCGCGTGAAGGTCGTGACCGTGCGCACCGCTGCGTTCGACGCCGCGCCGCTCGGCGGCTCCGCGCCGATCGAGGTCGTGCCCGCCGCGAAGGACCTGGGCCTGACCCGTGTCGTCGGCCGCGAACTCACGAAGAGTGAGCGCCCCGAACTCGGTGCCGCCAAGATCATCGTCTCCGGTGGCCGGGGGCTGGGTAACGGCGAGAACTACCGCACCCTGCTCGAGCCGCTGGCGGACAAGCTAGGCGCCGCGCTCGGAGCGAGCCGCGCCGCGGTCGACGCGGGCTTTGTCCCCAACGACTTCCAGGTCGGCCAGACCGGCAAGATCGTCGCGCCCCAGGTCTACATCGCGATCGGCATCTCCGGCGCTATCCAGCATCTGGCGGGCATGAAGGATTCCCGGCTGATCGTCGCGATCAACAAGGACCCCGAGGCGCCGATCTTTCAGGTTGCGGACTACGGGCTTGTAGCGGATCTGTTCGCCGCAGTTCCCGAACTGACAGCGAGCCTTTGA
- a CDS encoding electron transfer flavoprotein subunit beta/FixA family protein, whose product MKILVPIKRVLDYNVKARVKADGSGMDLANVKMAMNPFDEIAVEEAVRLKEAGIATEVVAVSCGAAVCSETLRAAMAIGADRGILVDCGELNDAELQPLAVAKLLKALCDTEAPQLVICGKQAIDDDANQTGQMLAALMGWPQATFASKLSVDGNLATVTREIDGGLETLEMTLPAVVTTDLRLNEPRYATLPNIMKAKKKPLETVKPTDLRVDVAPRLAILKVAEPSRRSAGVLVPDVATLVDKLKNEAKVI is encoded by the coding sequence ATGAAGATCCTGGTACCCATCAAGCGCGTGCTTGACTACAACGTGAAGGCCCGCGTGAAAGCGGACGGTTCGGGCATGGACCTCGCCAACGTGAAGATGGCCATGAACCCCTTCGACGAGATCGCGGTGGAAGAGGCTGTGCGGCTGAAGGAAGCCGGCATCGCGACCGAAGTGGTGGCGGTGAGCTGCGGCGCGGCGGTGTGCTCCGAAACCCTGCGTGCGGCGATGGCAATCGGGGCCGACCGCGGCATCCTCGTCGATTGTGGTGAACTGAACGACGCCGAGCTGCAGCCGCTCGCCGTCGCCAAACTCCTGAAGGCCCTGTGCGACACGGAAGCCCCGCAGCTGGTGATCTGCGGCAAGCAGGCGATCGACGACGACGCGAACCAGACCGGCCAGATGCTCGCAGCCCTGATGGGCTGGCCGCAGGCCACCTTTGCATCGAAGCTGTCAGTGGACGGGAACCTTGCCACGGTCACGCGCGAGATCGACGGCGGCCTCGAAACCCTCGAGATGACGCTGCCCGCGGTCGTCACCACGGATTTGCGCCTCAACGAGCCGCGCTACGCGACGCTGCCCAACATCATGAAGGCGAAAAAGAAGCCGCTCGAGACCGTGAAGCCCACGGATCTGCGAGTCGATGTGGCTCCGCGTCTGGCGATCCTGAAAGTGGCCGAGCCGTCCAGGCGCAGTGCCGGCGTGCTGGTTCCGGATGTCGCGACGCTGGTCGATAAACTGAAGAACGAAGCAAAGGTGATCTGA
- a CDS encoding indolepyruvate ferredoxin oxidoreductase family protein, translating into MNSPLSAEARDALLSVTLEDKYTQESGRIYLSGTQALARLPMLQKERDRRAGLNTGGYISGYRGSPLGGLDMALWKAKKHLASHDVVFQPGLNEDLAATAVWGTQQVNLYPNAQRDGVFGMWYGKGPGVDRSADVLKHANAAGTSPHGGVLMLAGDDHAAKSSSVAHQSEHLLIACGIPVLYPANVQEYLDFGLHGWAMSRYSGLWVSMKCVTDVVESSASVEIDPDRLQIVIPDSFAMPEGGLNIRWPDTPLAQEARMLDYKWYAALEYVRANKLNRIVIDSPDARFGIMAAGKAYLDVRQALTDLGLDDDACRRIGIRLFKVGCVWPLDAHNARAFATGLEEILVVEEKRQILEYALKEELYNWRDDVRPRVYGKFDERDNSGGEWSVPRGQWLLPARYELSPAIIAKAIAARLERVGLPEDLRARVFARIDVIEAKEREAARPRVTVERKPWFCSGCPHNTSTRVPEGSRALAGIGCHYMAMWMDRRTETFTQMGGEGVSWLGQMHFSGDKHVFVNLGDGTYFHSGLLAIRAAIAAKATLTYKILYNDAVAMTGGQPVDGVLTVPQIAQQVSAEGASRVLIVSDEPEKYAMRAGLPDAVTVHHRDELDALQLELRESSGVSVLIYDQTCATEKRRRRKRGDYPDPARRAFINPAVCEGCGDCSVASNCLSVEPLETPLGTKRKINQSGCNKDFSCLKGFCPSFVTAEGAQLRKPAARESAPVTASEALPEPALPGLDKPCGIVVTGVGGTGVVTIGALLGMAAHLEHKGVTVLDMTGLAQKGGAVLSHVQIAATPAAIHATRIATGEADVLIGCDEIVSASAEALSKVRQGRTRAVVNSAQTPAAEFLSNPDWKFPGAAAEGDIRASVGDACEFIDANALALRLLGDTIYANPLVLGFAWQKGWIPVGKAALLRAIELNGVSVEKNQQAFEWGRLAAHDAGKLPVADASGRGEAVVLAMPESLDRLIERRVRLLSDYQNGVYGERYRKAVARVQEAERAVVGQGRLALTEAVARNLAKLMAYKDEYEVARLHSAPEFLAQLREQFEGEPGRDYRLNFHLAPPLFAKRGVDGLPQKRAYGPWMMRTFRLLSRFKGLRGTALDPFGRSAERRQERELVKDYFVFIDRICDGLSRDRLDVAIELARIPEQIRGYGHVKERSMAGATKRREELQARFEAGRSERAA; encoded by the coding sequence ATGAACTCACCGCTGTCTGCCGAGGCGAGGGATGCACTGCTTTCGGTCACGCTGGAGGACAAGTACACCCAGGAGTCCGGACGCATCTACCTGAGCGGTACTCAGGCCTTGGCGCGCCTGCCCATGCTGCAGAAGGAGCGCGACCGGCGCGCGGGGCTGAACACCGGCGGCTACATTTCGGGCTATCGCGGCTCGCCGCTGGGCGGGCTGGACATGGCGCTGTGGAAGGCGAAAAAGCATCTTGCCTCCCACGACGTAGTCTTTCAGCCCGGCCTCAACGAAGACCTCGCTGCGACCGCCGTGTGGGGCACGCAGCAGGTGAATCTTTACCCCAACGCCCAGCGCGACGGGGTATTCGGCATGTGGTATGGCAAGGGGCCGGGCGTGGACCGCTCGGCCGACGTGCTGAAGCACGCGAACGCCGCAGGGACCTCGCCCCATGGCGGCGTGCTGATGCTCGCCGGCGACGACCATGCGGCGAAGTCGTCGTCGGTCGCGCATCAGTCGGAACACCTGCTGATCGCCTGTGGCATTCCGGTGCTGTACCCGGCGAACGTGCAGGAGTATCTCGACTTCGGCCTGCATGGCTGGGCGATGAGCCGCTACTCCGGGTTGTGGGTGTCGATGAAGTGCGTCACCGATGTCGTCGAGTCGTCCGCATCGGTCGAGATCGATCCGGACCGCCTGCAGATCGTCATTCCGGATAGCTTCGCAATGCCTGAAGGCGGGCTCAATATCCGCTGGCCGGATACGCCGCTCGCGCAGGAAGCGCGCATGCTCGATTACAAGTGGTATGCGGCGCTCGAATACGTCCGCGCGAACAAGCTCAACCGTATCGTGATCGATTCGCCCGACGCGCGCTTCGGGATCATGGCGGCAGGCAAAGCCTATCTCGACGTGCGTCAGGCGCTGACGGACCTGGGTTTGGACGACGATGCCTGTCGACGGATCGGCATCCGCCTCTTCAAGGTGGGCTGCGTGTGGCCGCTCGACGCCCACAATGCGCGCGCGTTTGCGACCGGACTGGAAGAAATCCTGGTGGTCGAGGAGAAGCGCCAGATTCTCGAGTACGCCCTCAAGGAGGAACTGTACAACTGGCGCGACGACGTCCGCCCGCGCGTCTACGGCAAATTCGACGAGCGCGACAACTCGGGGGGCGAGTGGTCGGTGCCGCGTGGGCAATGGCTGCTTCCGGCGCGCTACGAGCTGTCGCCGGCGATCATCGCGAAGGCCATCGCCGCGCGACTGGAGCGCGTGGGGCTGCCCGAAGACCTTCGCGCCCGCGTGTTCGCGCGCATCGATGTCATCGAGGCGAAGGAGCGCGAAGCGGCGCGGCCTCGCGTGACCGTCGAGCGCAAGCCCTGGTTCTGTTCGGGCTGTCCGCACAACACGTCCACCCGCGTGCCGGAAGGCTCGCGCGCGCTCGCCGGCATCGGTTGTCACTACATGGCGATGTGGATGGACCGGCGCACCGAGACTTTCACGCAGATGGGCGGGGAGGGCGTGAGCTGGCTCGGCCAGATGCACTTCTCGGGCGACAAGCACGTCTTCGTGAACCTCGGTGACGGCACCTATTTCCATTCGGGCCTGCTCGCCATCCGCGCGGCGATCGCCGCCAAGGCGACCCTCACTTACAAGATCCTCTACAACGACGCGGTCGCGATGACGGGGGGGCAGCCGGTCGACGGGGTGCTGACGGTGCCGCAGATCGCGCAGCAGGTGAGCGCCGAAGGTGCTAGCCGGGTCCTGATCGTGAGCGACGAGCCGGAGAAGTACGCGATGCGCGCCGGTCTGCCGGATGCGGTGACGGTGCACCATCGGGATGAGCTTGACGCGTTGCAGCTCGAGCTGCGCGAGAGTTCGGGGGTGTCGGTCCTGATCTACGATCAGACCTGCGCCACCGAGAAGCGCCGCCGCCGCAAGCGCGGCGATTACCCTGATCCGGCCCGCCGCGCATTCATCAACCCGGCAGTCTGCGAGGGTTGTGGCGACTGCTCCGTGGCCTCCAACTGCCTGTCGGTGGAGCCACTGGAAACGCCGCTAGGCACCAAGCGCAAGATCAATCAGAGCGGCTGCAATAAGGACTTCTCCTGCCTGAAGGGTTTTTGCCCGAGCTTCGTGACCGCCGAGGGCGCGCAATTGCGCAAGCCCGCAGCGCGCGAGTCGGCGCCGGTGACTGCCTCGGAAGCGCTGCCTGAACCCGCACTGCCCGGGCTGGACAAACCCTGCGGTATCGTCGTGACGGGGGTCGGCGGAACGGGGGTCGTGACGATCGGTGCGCTGTTGGGCATGGCGGCTCATCTGGAACACAAGGGCGTCACCGTGCTCGACATGACCGGGCTCGCGCAGAAGGGCGGGGCGGTGTTGAGCCACGTGCAGATCGCGGCGACCCCGGCGGCCATTCACGCCACCCGGATCGCTACCGGCGAGGCCGACGTGCTGATCGGCTGCGACGAGATCGTCTCGGCTTCGGCCGAAGCGCTCTCCAAGGTTCGTCAGGGACGCACGCGAGCGGTGGTCAATAGCGCGCAGACCCCGGCGGCGGAGTTCCTGTCGAATCCCGACTGGAAGTTTCCGGGGGCGGCGGCCGAGGGCGACATCCGCGCCAGTGTGGGCGATGCCTGTGAATTCATCGACGCGAACGCGCTTGCACTGCGGCTGCTCGGCGACACGATCTACGCCAATCCGCTCGTGCTGGGGTTCGCGTGGCAGAAAGGCTGGATTCCGGTCGGCAAGGCGGCATTGCTGCGCGCGATCGAGCTGAATGGCGTCTCGGTCGAAAAGAACCAGCAGGCGTTCGAGTGGGGACGGCTTGCGGCACACGACGCGGGAAAACTGCCGGTGGCCGACGCTTCGGGGCGGGGTGAGGCGGTGGTGCTGGCTATGCCGGAGTCGCTGGACCGGCTGATCGAACGCCGCGTCAGGCTGCTCAGCGATTATCAGAATGGTGTCTATGGCGAGCGTTACCGAAAGGCCGTGGCGCGGGTGCAAGAGGCCGAGCGAGCGGTGGTTGGACAAGGCCGACTCGCCCTGACCGAGGCTGTCGCGCGCAACCTCGCGAAGCTCATGGCGTACAAGGACGAGTACGAGGTGGCGCGGTTGCACAGCGCGCCCGAATTCCTCGCCCAGTTGCGCGAACAGTTCGAGGGCGAGCCCGGCCGGGATTACCGGCTCAACTTCCACCTCGCGCCACCCCTGTTCGCGAAGCGTGGCGTTGACGGCCTGCCCCAGAAGCGCGCCTACGGTCCGTGGATGATGCGTACCTTCCGCCTGCTCTCCCGCTTCAAGGGCCTGCGTGGCACCGCCCTGGATCCCTTTGGCAGGAGCGCGGAGCGGCGCCAGGAGCGCGAACTGGTGAAGGACTATTTCGTCTTCATCGACCGCATCTGCGACGGCCTGTCGCGAGACCGGCTGGATGTCGCGATCGAGCTTGCGCGCATCCCGGAACAGATTCGTGGCTATGGCCACGTCAAGGAACGCAGCATGGCCGGCGCGACCAAGCGTCGCGAAGAGCTGCAGGCCCGGTTCGAGGCTGGCCGGTCGGAACGGGCAGCCTGA
- a CDS encoding LysR substrate-binding domain-containing protein: protein MPVDNNVTLRQLRYFIAAAETGQFSMAATRAHVSQSAITNAVLLLEESLGVRLFDRKPHGVGLTAEGHSFYRRTRDILDALEDALREPRFQAHHLKGAIRIGASYTVLGYFLPPLLARFRANYPDVELDLHDMNREAIEAGVAAGDIELGVVILSNVVERERFGHHVLLRSRRQLWTSAAHPLLQKDNAALADVAAYPYIQVTVDEGELSTQRYWAAKGIQPDIAFRTGSVEALRGLVAHGFGVTILSDMVYRPWSLEGKKIEARPILDVVPDMEVGLIWRHDGTLERSADAFRQFLIQACGS from the coding sequence ATGCCGGTCGACAACAATGTCACCCTGCGCCAGCTGCGCTACTTCATCGCCGCCGCGGAGACCGGCCAGTTCTCGATGGCCGCCACGCGCGCCCACGTTTCGCAATCGGCCATCACCAATGCGGTGCTGCTCCTGGAAGAATCGCTGGGGGTGCGCCTGTTCGACCGCAAACCCCACGGCGTGGGCCTCACCGCCGAGGGGCACAGCTTCTATCGACGCACGCGCGACATCCTCGACGCGCTCGAAGACGCTCTGCGCGAACCGCGCTTCCAGGCCCACCACCTGAAAGGCGCGATCCGCATCGGTGCTTCGTACACCGTGCTCGGCTATTTCCTGCCCCCGCTGCTCGCCCGCTTTCGCGCGAACTATCCGGACGTCGAACTCGACCTCCACGACATGAACCGCGAAGCCATCGAAGCCGGCGTCGCGGCCGGCGATATCGAGTTGGGCGTGGTGATCCTGTCCAACGTCGTCGAGCGCGAACGCTTCGGCCACCACGTGCTGCTGCGCTCCCGCCGCCAGCTATGGACTTCGGCCGCCCACCCGCTCCTGCAAAAAGACAACGCGGCCCTCGCCGACGTCGCTGCCTATCCCTACATCCAGGTCACCGTTGACGAAGGCGAACTGTCGACGCAGCGTTATTGGGCAGCCAAGGGCATTCAGCCCGACATCGCGTTTCGCACCGGCTCGGTCGAAGCGCTGCGCGGGCTCGTCGCGCACGGCTTCGGCGTCACCATCCTGTCCGACATGGTGTATCGGCCGTGGTCGCTGGAAGGCAAGAAGATCGAGGCCCGCCCCATTCTCGATGTGGTACCCGACATGGAAGTCGGGCTGATCTGGCGGCACGACGGCACGCTGGAACGATCCGCCGACGCGTTCAGGCAGTTCCTGATACAGGCTTGCGGGAGCTGA
- a CDS encoding hemerythrin domain-containing protein — translation MSEQATPWSDEFLLGYGPMDDIHHEFVELVHAMQVVGDEVFPALLDRFAAHAEHHFAEEAAWMSAGNFPARDCHIEEHEKVMASVREVQQMVAAGNIEVGRRLAVALEEWFPGHATYMDSALAQWMVKRSTGGVPLVLKRAVTT, via the coding sequence ATGAGCGAGCAGGCGACCCCCTGGAGCGACGAATTCCTCCTCGGCTATGGGCCGATGGACGACATCCACCACGAGTTCGTCGAGCTCGTGCACGCCATGCAGGTCGTCGGAGACGAAGTCTTCCCGGCGCTGCTCGACCGTTTCGCCGCCCACGCCGAGCACCACTTCGCGGAGGAAGCCGCCTGGATGTCCGCGGGAAACTTCCCGGCGCGGGACTGCCACATCGAGGAACACGAGAAGGTCATGGCGTCGGTGCGCGAAGTGCAGCAGATGGTCGCGGCGGGCAACATCGAGGTCGGGCGCCGCCTCGCGGTCGCGCTCGAGGAGTGGTTCCCGGGCCATGCGACCTACATGGATTCGGCGCTGGCGCAATGGATGGTCAAGCGCAGTACGGGGGGCGTGCCGCTGGTCCTGAAGCGCGCGGTGACGACCTGA
- the folE gene encoding GTP cyclohydrolase I FolE, translating into MKEGQTDDAGDADLRGGVSREAAEDAVRTLIRWAGDEPGREGLVDTPSRVVRAYEEFFAGYSQDPAEILARTFSEVEGYDEMIVMNDIRFESHCEHHMAPIIGKAHIGYLPNHRVVGISKLARLVEIYAKRLQIQEKMTVQIADTLHSVLQPKGVAVVIEASHQCMTTRGVHKPGAGLVTSRMVGAFREDASTRREFLAMIGMGGPRGLPNT; encoded by the coding sequence ATGAAAGAAGGGCAAACCGACGACGCCGGTGACGCGGACCTGCGCGGTGGCGTATCGCGCGAGGCGGCGGAAGACGCCGTACGCACCCTTATCCGCTGGGCCGGCGACGAACCGGGCCGCGAGGGGCTCGTCGATACGCCCTCGCGCGTCGTGCGCGCCTACGAAGAATTCTTCGCCGGCTATTCGCAGGACCCGGCCGAAATCCTGGCTCGCACCTTCTCCGAGGTCGAGGGCTACGACGAGATGATCGTCATGAACGACATCCGCTTCGAAAGCCACTGCGAGCACCACATGGCGCCGATCATCGGCAAGGCGCACATCGGTTACCTCCCGAACCACCGCGTGGTCGGCATCTCCAAGCTCGCGCGGCTGGTCGAGATCTACGCAAAACGCCTGCAGATCCAGGAAAAAATGACGGTGCAGATCGCCGACACGCTGCACTCCGTGCTGCAACCCAAGGGCGTCGCGGTTGTCATCGAGGCGTCCCACCAGTGCATGACCACGCGCGGGGTGCACAAGCCCGGCGCAGGCCTCGTCACCAGCCGGATGGTCGGCGCGTTTCGCGAAGACGCCTCGACGCGCCGCGAATTCCTCGCGATGATCGGCATGGGCGGCCCGCGCGGCCTGCCGAATACCTGA
- a CDS encoding acyl-CoA dehydrogenase family protein encodes MRTVFREDHEMFREMARRFIENEIVPHLHEWEAVGIVPKSVWRKAGEVGLLCSTVPEEYGGAGGDFGHSAVMIEELARVNATAIGFTTHSEIVAPYIVAYGSEAQKKKWLPRMVAGEIIGVIAMSEPGIGSDLRSMRTSARRDGDEYVINGQKTFITNGGNADLMVTATKLDPNAKELTLICVEADRPGFSKGRLLEKIGLKGQDTSELFFDDVRVPVENRLGDENKGFGYLTHQLAWERTIIGIRAAASIEALIDDTLEYVRERKVFGKTVFDFQNTKFKLAECKAQATMLRVFVDDCLGKAMRGELSPEVGAMCKLVGSEMQGKVLDELLQLHGGYGFMSEYKISRAWVDARVARIYGGTSEIMKEIIARSL; translated from the coding sequence ATGCGGACCGTATTCCGTGAAGATCATGAAATGTTCCGCGAGATGGCGCGGCGCTTCATCGAGAACGAGATCGTCCCCCACCTGCACGAGTGGGAGGCGGTCGGGATCGTGCCGAAGTCGGTCTGGCGCAAGGCGGGCGAGGTCGGCCTGCTGTGCTCGACGGTGCCGGAGGAATACGGCGGTGCGGGTGGCGATTTCGGCCACTCGGCGGTGATGATCGAGGAGCTGGCGCGGGTCAATGCGACCGCGATCGGCTTCACGACCCACTCCGAGATCGTCGCCCCTTACATCGTTGCCTACGGCAGCGAGGCGCAGAAGAAGAAGTGGCTGCCGCGGATGGTTGCGGGCGAGATCATCGGCGTCATCGCGATGAGCGAGCCCGGCATCGGTTCCGACCTGCGCTCGATGCGCACCAGCGCACGGCGCGATGGCGACGAATACGTCATCAACGGCCAGAAGACCTTCATCACCAACGGTGGCAACGCGGACCTGATGGTCACCGCGACCAAGCTCGACCCCAATGCGAAGGAGCTCACGCTGATCTGCGTCGAGGCCGATCGCCCCGGATTCTCCAAAGGCCGGCTGCTTGAAAAGATCGGACTGAAGGGCCAGGACACCTCGGAACTCTTCTTCGACGACGTCCGTGTCCCGGTCGAGAATCGCCTCGGCGACGAGAACAAGGGCTTCGGCTATCTCACGCACCAGCTCGCGTGGGAACGCACCATCATCGGCATTCGCGCTGCCGCCTCCATCGAGGCGCTGATCGACGACACGCTCGAGTACGTGCGCGAGCGCAAGGTGTTCGGCAAGACGGTCTTCGATTTCCAGAACACCAAGTTCAAGCTCGCCGAATGCAAGGCGCAGGCAACCATGCTGCGCGTGTTTGTGGACGACTGCCTGGGCAAGGCCATGCGCGGCGAACTCTCGCCCGAGGTCGGCGCGATGTGCAAGCTGGTCGGTTCCGAGATGCAGGGCAAGGTGCTCGACGAACTTCTGCAGCTGCACGGCGGCTACGGCTTCATGAGCGAGTACAAGATCAGCCGTGCTTGGGTCGATGCACGCGTCGCGCGTATCTACGGTGGCACGTCCGAGATCATGAAGGAAATCATCGCCCGCTCGCTCTGA
- a CDS encoding crotonase/enoyl-CoA hydratase family protein, whose product MKPFLILEREDAILTVRMDSPETRNALSDPSQMQEFVDLCANVRTDRSIKVIVLTGNGPAFCAGGNVKDMRERGGIFAGSPYEVRETYRNGIQRIPLCLYDLDVPVIAAMNGPAIGAGLDLACMCDVRIAADTAKFAESFVKLGIVPGDGGAWLLPRIVGMPRASLMALTGDMIGAQTALAWGLVTEVVPAAELETAALGIARRMAANPAHGLRLTKRLLREGQHMRLDSLLEMSAAYQALAHHTEDHMEAVAAFVEKREPKFTGR is encoded by the coding sequence ATGAAACCCTTTCTGATCCTCGAACGCGAGGACGCCATCCTCACCGTCCGCATGGATAGCCCGGAGACGCGCAACGCGCTCTCCGACCCGTCACAGATGCAGGAGTTCGTCGACCTGTGCGCCAACGTCCGTACGGACCGCTCGATCAAGGTCATCGTACTCACCGGCAACGGACCGGCTTTCTGTGCCGGCGGCAACGTCAAGGACATGCGCGAACGCGGCGGCATCTTCGCGGGGTCGCCCTATGAGGTGCGCGAGACCTACCGCAATGGCATCCAGCGCATCCCGCTGTGCCTTTACGACCTGGACGTGCCCGTCATCGCGGCGATGAACGGACCGGCGATCGGCGCTGGCCTGGATTTGGCGTGCATGTGCGATGTGCGCATCGCCGCCGACACCGCGAAGTTTGCGGAAAGCTTCGTGAAGCTCGGCATCGTGCCGGGTGATGGCGGTGCGTGGCTGCTGCCGCGCATCGTCGGTATGCCCAGGGCCAGCCTGATGGCGCTCACCGGCGACATGATCGGCGCCCAGACCGCGCTCGCGTGGGGCCTCGTGACCGAGGTGGTACCTGCTGCCGAACTCGAGACCGCGGCGCTGGGCATTGCCCGGCGCATGGCGGCTAATCCGGCCCACGGCCTGCGCCTTACCAAGCGCCTGTTGCGGGAAGGCCAGCACATGCGTCTCGATTCGCTGCTGGAGATGTCGGCGGCCTACCAGGCGCTTGCCCATCACACCGAAGATCACATGGAAGCGGTCGCAGCCTTCGTCGAGAAGCGCGAACCGAAATTCACCGGCCGCTGA
- a CDS encoding acyl-CoA dehydrogenase, with the protein MRDLFDSSVERLFSDLVTADAVLACEGGEWPTELWTAVEASGFTLALVPESLGGAGATWADVCGVLRLAGRFNLPLPLPEAMLANWLLGASGLAAVSGTLSVAARGTLRLENGRVTGAAVDVPWGRHVRHVVAVAAGAAPAVVLLPTEAATVVRTVNTAAEPRDTLKFEAVVPLASAALPTALSADVLKLGGAMMRAAQIAGALETVLAMATTYAGERVQFGKPIGSFQAIQHQIAVLAEHAAASVMSAEAAFAESDDRLARLPVMAAKICASEAAGIGAGVAHAVHGAIGFTHEHALHLTTRRLWSWRSEFGSLTDWSQQLGRALCGAGSQALWPSVTAGVLAAYEETAA; encoded by the coding sequence ATGAGAGACCTATTCGATTCCTCTGTCGAGCGCCTGTTCTCGGACCTCGTCACCGCCGACGCGGTGTTGGCTTGCGAGGGCGGCGAATGGCCGACGGAGCTGTGGACGGCTGTCGAAGCATCCGGATTCACGCTGGCACTGGTGCCGGAGTCGCTCGGCGGTGCAGGTGCCACGTGGGCGGATGTATGTGGTGTGCTGCGTCTGGCCGGCCGCTTCAACCTCCCGCTGCCGCTGCCCGAAGCGATGCTCGCCAATTGGTTGCTGGGTGCGAGCGGACTGGCCGCCGTGTCGGGAACGCTGAGTGTTGCCGCGCGCGGCACACTGCGCCTGGAAAACGGCCGTGTGACCGGGGCCGCTGTCGATGTGCCATGGGGGCGCCACGTCCGCCACGTGGTGGCCGTCGCAGCGGGCGCGGCGCCGGCGGTGGTGCTCCTGCCGACCGAGGCGGCGACGGTGGTGCGTACCGTGAATACGGCCGCCGAACCGCGCGACACGCTCAAATTCGAAGCGGTGGTGCCGCTCGCAAGCGCGGCTTTGCCGACGGCACTGTCGGCCGACGTGCTCAAGCTTGGCGGTGCAATGATGCGTGCCGCGCAGATTGCGGGCGCGCTCGAAACCGTGTTGGCGATGGCCACCACGTATGCCGGTGAGCGCGTGCAGTTCGGCAAGCCGATCGGCAGTTTCCAGGCGATCCAGCACCAGATTGCAGTCCTCGCCGAACATGCGGCGGCCTCCGTGATGTCCGCCGAAGCGGCCTTCGCCGAGTCGGACGATCGGCTCGCACGCCTGCCGGTGATGGCGGCCAAGATCTGCGCCTCCGAGGCCGCGGGGATCGGGGCGGGTGTCGCCCACGCCGTGCATGGCGCGATCGGCTTCACCCACGAACACGCCCTGCACCTGACGACCCGCAGGCTGTGGTCGTGGCGCAGCGAGTTCGGCTCGCTCACCGACTGGTCGCAGCAGCTCGGTCGCGCGCTCTGCGGCGCCGGCTCCCAGGCATTGTGGCCATCGGTTACCGCCGGCGTGCTCGCCGCATACGAGGAGACTGCAGCATGA